In Halarsenatibacter silvermanii, a single window of DNA contains:
- the fabF gene encoding beta-ketoacyl-ACP synthase II, with protein sequence MSNDRVVVTGMGVLTSLGDSLEEFWQGIIAGESGIDKIESIDDVEKYPSQIGSEVKDFNPDCYIDKKSRKRMALFTQYGVYSALEALEDADLEIEENIAEETGVIVGSGIGGIEVIEEQITRLNQRGPKRVSPFFIPMMISNMCAGQISIYAGAKGPNSNTVTACASATHAIGDAMEVIKRGDARVMIAGGTEASISPSALAGFGNMKALSTRNDEPKKASRPFDDERDGFVIGEGSGMLILEDYEHAKNRGADIYCEISGYGSTADAYHITQPDPEGEGAARAMEAAVEKSSVSSEDIDYINAHGTSTPFNDKLETKAIKKVFSDRAYDLSISSSKSMIGHLLGAAGAVESIISIKAINTGLLPPTINYENPDPECDLDYIPNEHKEVGEVKAVMTNSFGFGGHNACLVLNRL encoded by the coding sequence TTGAGCAATGATAGGGTTGTAGTGACCGGCATGGGAGTTTTAACTTCTCTGGGAGATAGCCTGGAAGAATTCTGGCAGGGTATAATCGCGGGAGAGTCTGGCATAGATAAAATTGAAAGTATAGACGATGTTGAAAAATATCCCAGCCAGATAGGTTCCGAAGTTAAGGATTTTAATCCTGATTGTTATATCGATAAAAAATCCCGAAAAAGAATGGCGCTTTTTACCCAGTACGGAGTATATTCAGCGCTGGAAGCTCTGGAAGATGCTGATTTAGAAATAGAGGAAAATATTGCTGAGGAAACTGGTGTTATTGTGGGATCCGGTATTGGCGGGATTGAAGTAATTGAAGAGCAAATTACACGCTTGAATCAAAGAGGGCCTAAAAGAGTCAGTCCCTTCTTTATTCCCATGATGATATCCAATATGTGTGCCGGGCAAATTTCCATTTATGCCGGGGCTAAAGGTCCTAACAGCAATACTGTGACTGCCTGTGCATCTGCCACCCATGCGATCGGAGATGCCATGGAAGTTATTAAAAGAGGCGATGCCAGAGTCATGATAGCCGGCGGTACAGAAGCTTCGATTTCGCCTTCAGCTTTAGCTGGTTTTGGCAATATGAAGGCACTTTCCACCAGAAATGATGAGCCCAAAAAAGCGAGCAGGCCTTTTGATGATGAGAGAGACGGTTTCGTTATCGGGGAAGGAAGCGGAATGCTGATTCTTGAGGATTATGAGCATGCTAAAAATAGAGGTGCTGATATTTATTGTGAGATAAGTGGTTATGGTTCTACGGCCGATGCCTATCATATCACCCAGCCTGATCCTGAAGGTGAAGGTGCGGCCAGAGCTATGGAGGCTGCTGTTGAAAAGTCCAGCGTCTCCAGCGAGGACATTGATTATATAAATGCCCATGGAACTTCCACTCCTTTCAATGACAAACTAGAAACAAAAGCTATAAAAAAGGTCTTTTCGGATAGAGCTTACGATCTGTCAATAAGTTCGAGCAAGTCGATGATAGGACACCTGCTGGGAGCAGCGGGGGCTGTCGAATCCATAATATCAATTAAGGCGATAAACACCGGGCTTTTACCGCCGACGATCAACTATGAGAATCCAGACCCGGAATGTGATCTCGACTATATTCCCAACGAACACAAAGAGGTCGGGGAAGTTAAAGCTGTTATGACAAACTCTTTCGGGTTTGGAGGTCATAATGCCTGTCTGGTCCTAAACAGGCTTTAA
- the rnc gene encoding ribonuclease III: protein MVDELIEKADIKSLENKLGVHFEDKNLLRQAVTHKSFPNENKKLNIKDNERLEFLGDSVLGLAISTYLFNKCENSPEGELAKTKAILVSSETLAEKARKLDLNKNLLLGRGEEITGGRERESILADSTEAIFGALYLEKGFVEAKSFIISLFKKDINKVLSGEYEKDYKTLLQETVQKDSDKTPQYQVIEELGPDHNKKFVVEVELADDKLGKGRGSSKKKAEQKAARKALENLDIYAEE, encoded by the coding sequence TTGGTTGATGAGCTGATCGAGAAGGCAGATATTAAATCGCTCGAAAATAAACTGGGTGTTCATTTTGAAGACAAAAATTTGCTGCGTCAGGCAGTTACCCATAAATCATTTCCCAATGAAAACAAAAAGTTAAATATCAAAGACAATGAAAGATTGGAATTTCTGGGGGATTCAGTGCTTGGGCTGGCGATATCGACCTATCTTTTCAATAAATGTGAGAACTCTCCTGAAGGCGAGCTTGCCAAAACCAAGGCTATACTGGTGAGTTCTGAGACTTTGGCGGAAAAAGCCCGCAAGCTGGATCTGAATAAAAACCTCCTGCTCGGACGGGGTGAGGAAATTACCGGCGGTCGAGAAAGAGAGTCTATATTAGCTGATTCCACCGAGGCAATATTCGGTGCCCTGTACCTGGAAAAGGGGTTTGTCGAAGCTAAATCCTTTATCATATCTCTTTTCAAAAAAGATATCAATAAAGTTCTTTCCGGAGAATACGAGAAGGATTACAAAACCCTCCTTCAGGAGACCGTGCAGAAGGACAGCGATAAAACTCCTCAGTATCAGGTTATTGAGGAACTGGGACCGGATCACAACAAAAAATTTGTAGTCGAAGTCGAGCTTGCAGATGATAAACTGGGAAAAGGCAGGGGAAGCAGCAAAAAGAAAGCCGAACAAAAAGCGGCCAGAAAAGCCCTGGAAAATTTAGATATATATGCTGAAGAATAA
- the aroH gene encoding chorismate mutase: MFAIRTAITIEEDNEDEIRKAVKKMTDELFNKNRIEFEEIVSIIFSSTADISSLYPAQAFRELGYEGIPLFSCQEPEIEDGMEKCIRALFHVESARIEQQDIKHIYLRRARELRPDLVD, translated from the coding sequence ATGTTTGCCATCAGAACTGCTATAACTATAGAGGAAGATAATGAGGACGAGATAAGGAAAGCCGTAAAAAAGATGACGGATGAATTGTTCAACAAAAACCGGATAGAGTTTGAAGAGATAGTGAGCATTATCTTCTCTTCCACTGCAGACATCTCCTCCCTCTATCCTGCTCAGGCTTTCAGAGAGCTCGGTTATGAAGGTATTCCCCTTTTTAGCTGTCAGGAACCGGAGATCGAAGATGGCATGGAAAAATGTATAAGAGCACTTTTTCATGTTGAGAGTGCCAGGATTGAACAGCAGGATATAAAACATATTTATCTGAGAAGAGCCAGAGAGCTGAGGCCGGATCTTGTTGATTAA
- the cmk gene encoding (d)CMP kinase, with product MEISIAIDGPSGSGKSTTARRVAQRLNIYYIDTGAMYRAVALLSMRKNIDLEDKDEISRLSKETNIEFGQITGEDSQKVFLNNEEVTDLIRTNEVDEIVSEVASIPEVREIMLNKQRELARKSGVVMEGRDIGSRVLPGADLKIYLTASLNTRARRRFRELKEKGKQIDFAKVKDNIRLRDEQDKSRSHSPLVRPDDAIEIKTDDFGPNKVVEKIIELIKKEV from the coding sequence ATGGAGATAAGCATTGCTATTGATGGCCCTTCTGGTTCAGGAAAGAGCACAACGGCCAGAAGAGTGGCGCAGAGACTGAACATATATTACATTGATACAGGGGCGATGTATCGGGCTGTGGCGCTTTTGAGCATGAGAAAAAATATTGACCTTGAAGATAAAGATGAAATATCCCGTTTAAGCAAAGAAACTAACATAGAGTTCGGCCAGATTACCGGAGAAGATAGCCAGAAGGTTTTCCTTAACAATGAAGAGGTTACTGATTTGATCAGAACAAATGAAGTGGATGAAATAGTTTCTGAAGTAGCCAGCATTCCCGAAGTCAGGGAAATTATGCTCAATAAGCAGAGAGAGCTGGCCCGGAAGAGTGGAGTGGTAATGGAGGGAAGAGATATAGGATCAAGGGTTTTACCCGGCGCGGATTTGAAAATATATCTGACAGCTTCTTTAAACACCAGGGCCAGGAGGAGATTTCGCGAACTCAAAGAAAAAGGAAAGCAAATTGATTTTGCTAAAGTTAAAGATAATATAAGGTTGAGAGATGAACAGGACAAAAGCCGATCTCATTCTCCTCTGGTCAGACCTGATGATGCGATCGAAATAAAAACTGATGATTTTGGCCCGAATAAAGTTGTCGAAAAAATAATTGAACTGATCAAAAAAGAGGTGTAA
- a CDS encoding lysophospholipid acyltransferase family protein, producing the protein MKVRGRENIPQEGPVIIMSNHISLLDPPLLGAFLPRKIHYMAKKELFDNKLAGWLLGSLGAFPVKRGTGDRKALRNALKILKNEGVLGVFPEGTRYPEGELGEAHTGSIMIALMGQAPIVPAGIKNVKTGGRTTINFGKPIYLNDFYEEKPDKETQKEIAEQVMAEIEELLQMD; encoded by the coding sequence GTGAAAGTTCGGGGGAGAGAGAATATCCCGCAGGAGGGTCCGGTTATCATTATGTCAAACCATATTAGTCTGCTTGATCCTCCCCTGCTTGGAGCTTTTTTACCCAGAAAAATTCACTATATGGCCAAAAAAGAATTGTTTGATAATAAATTAGCTGGCTGGCTGCTCGGTTCGCTGGGAGCTTTTCCGGTAAAAAGAGGCACAGGGGACAGGAAAGCTTTGAGAAATGCCCTAAAAATCTTGAAAAATGAAGGGGTTTTGGGAGTCTTCCCGGAAGGGACGCGTTACCCCGAAGGAGAACTCGGCGAAGCACATACAGGCTCAATTATGATAGCTTTGATGGGGCAGGCACCTATTGTTCCTGCCGGCATAAAAAACGTGAAAACCGGCGGAAGAACCACGATAAATTTTGGAAAGCCTATATATTTAAATGATTTTTACGAAGAAAAGCCGGATAAAGAAACTCAAAAAGAAATTGCTGAACAGGTTATGGCTGAAATTGAAGAGCTTCTTCAGATGGATTGA
- a CDS encoding bifunctional 4-hydroxy-3-methylbut-2-enyl diphosphate reductase/30S ribosomal protein S1, with amino-acid sequence MKKAEEAGFCFGVERAVEMAVKAAKSNDDGEVYTLGPIIHNPQVVNKLEKLGVRSAESLEQIDNGVIIIRSHGVRPDLLKQARSRGLKIIDATCPFVKKAQENASHLVENGYQTLIYGDKDHPEVRGILGAADEKAVIIENEEMIDDMDFDDKVGIVAQTTKSPSSYRRLVSNLVSEIRELKVFNTICNTTQTRQKAALKLAGEVEVMFVIGGHNSANTTRLAEMCSRTNTPTYHIETEEDIEWSWLNNVQKIGVTAGASTPDWLIKEVIQAMSEEEKDLEMETKENEETELSEENEEVEVELEEEEPVQEELEESDEAEEADQEVNAEEDVEEEEAEAKQESEHEEEDETEVMEPTTQEEMMDANDLADIEKGELVEGTVVEINERGAYVDVNYKSDGFIPLRELSTTEVSDPHEVLDLDEEVKVVVLTLEDEDGNMVLSRKRAEQEEAWESIQEAHENDEIIEAEITKEVKGGLVADVGLRGFIPASHVAIGYVEDLSQYVGEELKLRVIEVDKSNNNVVLSHKEVLEEKREKQKEETLAELEEGQKVTGEVTKLVDFGAFVDLGGIEGLLHISEMSWGRIGHPSDVLSEGEDIEVKVLDVNREEERISLGLKQLLPDPWEEFAEKHYEGEIIEGRITKIVDFGAFMEIEDGIEGLIHISQLSERHVETPDEVVEVDEERKAKIINIDPEDKRVGLSLKELEDEHKPQTQTSEKTQTQEKADEDSASDEDEDLEDVPSGATIGERLGDLKDMMDE; translated from the coding sequence ATAAAAAAAGCAGAAGAGGCAGGTTTTTGTTTTGGTGTCGAAAGGGCTGTCGAGATGGCTGTGAAAGCGGCCAAGTCAAACGATGATGGTGAAGTCTATACTTTAGGACCTATCATTCACAATCCTCAGGTAGTAAATAAGCTGGAAAAACTCGGAGTCAGGTCTGCTGAATCACTGGAGCAGATAGATAATGGAGTAATTATTATACGTTCTCATGGTGTCAGACCCGATTTATTAAAACAGGCCCGTTCCAGGGGTCTTAAAATTATAGATGCCACCTGTCCCTTCGTAAAGAAGGCTCAAGAAAACGCCAGCCATCTGGTTGAAAATGGCTATCAAACTTTAATTTATGGGGATAAAGATCATCCCGAGGTCAGAGGGATTTTAGGAGCTGCCGATGAAAAAGCCGTTATCATTGAGAATGAAGAGATGATCGATGATATGGACTTCGATGATAAAGTTGGTATTGTAGCACAAACTACCAAATCTCCGTCATCCTATCGCAGATTGGTCTCCAATCTGGTCTCGGAAATTAGAGAGCTCAAAGTTTTTAATACTATATGCAATACCACCCAGACCAGACAGAAAGCTGCTTTAAAACTAGCCGGAGAAGTCGAAGTAATGTTTGTGATCGGCGGTCATAACAGCGCCAACACGACCAGGCTGGCTGAGATGTGTTCTCGAACCAATACCCCAACCTATCACATTGAGACGGAAGAAGACATAGAATGGTCATGGTTAAACAATGTTCAAAAAATAGGCGTGACAGCAGGGGCTTCAACCCCCGACTGGTTAATTAAGGAGGTTATTCAGGCAATGAGCGAAGAGGAAAAAGACCTGGAAATGGAAACGAAAGAAAACGAAGAAACAGAGTTATCTGAAGAAAATGAAGAGGTGGAAGTTGAATTGGAAGAAGAGGAACCTGTTCAGGAGGAACTGGAAGAATCTGATGAGGCAGAAGAGGCAGATCAGGAGGTTAATGCAGAAGAGGATGTTGAAGAAGAGGAAGCTGAAGCAAAACAGGAATCAGAACATGAGGAGGAAGATGAAACAGAAGTGATGGAGCCCACCACTCAGGAAGAGATGATGGACGCAAACGATCTGGCTGATATTGAAAAAGGAGAACTGGTTGAAGGGACCGTCGTCGAAATAAACGAGAGAGGCGCTTATGTGGATGTAAATTACAAATCTGATGGATTTATTCCTTTGAGAGAGCTGAGCACCACCGAAGTTTCGGACCCTCATGAAGTGTTGGACTTAGATGAAGAGGTTAAGGTTGTAGTCCTTACCCTGGAAGATGAAGATGGCAATATGGTTTTATCCCGCAAAAGAGCTGAACAGGAAGAGGCCTGGGAGAGTATCCAGGAAGCGCACGAAAATGATGAGATTATAGAAGCTGAGATAACCAAGGAAGTAAAAGGTGGTCTCGTGGCTGATGTAGGACTGCGCGGCTTCATCCCCGCTTCGCATGTAGCCATCGGTTATGTTGAAGACCTCAGTCAGTATGTAGGTGAAGAACTAAAGTTAAGAGTGATTGAAGTTGATAAAAGTAATAATAATGTCGTTCTCTCACATAAAGAGGTACTTGAAGAGAAGAGAGAAAAACAAAAAGAAGAAACACTCGCTGAGCTCGAAGAAGGTCAGAAAGTTACCGGTGAAGTGACCAAATTGGTTGATTTTGGCGCTTTTGTAGATCTTGGCGGCATTGAAGGCCTTCTTCACATATCTGAAATGTCCTGGGGTAGAATTGGACATCCATCAGATGTGCTTTCAGAAGGTGAAGATATAGAAGTGAAAGTTCTTGATGTTAACAGGGAAGAAGAAAGAATTTCTCTGGGGCTCAAACAGCTTCTGCCAGATCCCTGGGAAGAATTTGCCGAAAAACATTATGAAGGAGAGATTATCGAAGGCAGAATCACTAAAATTGTCGATTTTGGAGCCTTCATGGAGATAGAAGATGGCATAGAAGGACTCATTCATATATCTCAGCTCTCAGAAAGACATGTTGAAACACCGGATGAAGTAGTAGAAGTTGATGAAGAACGCAAAGCCAAGATAATCAACATCGATCCCGAAGATAAACGGGTGGGATTAAGCCTTAAAGAACTCGAAGACGAACACAAGCCTCAAACTCAGACATCCGAAAAAACTCAAACACAGGAGAAAGCAGATGAAGACAGCGCTTCTGATGAGGATGAAGATTTGGAGGATGTGCCCTCGGGTGCAACCATAGGCGAGAGACTTGGAGATCTTAAAGATATGATGGACGAATAA
- a CDS encoding DUF512 domain-containing protein: MLKLFQEESSMVLISGVEKNSLAEEKGVKKGDKLLEIDGKKPRDYIDYMLGTSRPYFELLIEKQVGGQRRRLNFNRSYGDRVGLEFEELIFDELKTCQNDCFFCFVDQQPPDVRDTLSCKDDDYRFSFLKGSFITLTNLADMEYQRIVENNLSPLYISVHTTNPDLRQRMMSNKKAGRIKSQLEYLEDKGIKFHVQLVICPGWNDGEELDRTLDDLLNYSNSLLSAGIVPVGLTAWREQNDIKCFDAERARKTTARVKKWQKKSRELYGENIIFLADEFYLLADESIPEEDHYLGYPQLSNGIGLTRLSRNKFREKQKNLSRSNVVNSEVNIITGELGRQALEPVFAELDSIEGLNLKVIEIENCYLGEEVTVTGLLSGKDIIDEINSRDLKGYTFIPEVIFNDSGLTLDDLTLSDISEHCGGSDVFSCSGIEEVLEVLYDGESDGSYCRKA; encoded by the coding sequence GTGTTAAAACTGTTTCAGGAGGAGAGCAGCATGGTTTTAATCTCAGGTGTCGAAAAAAATTCTCTGGCGGAAGAAAAGGGTGTTAAAAAAGGAGATAAATTGTTAGAGATCGATGGTAAAAAGCCCAGAGATTACATCGATTATATGCTGGGGACCTCACGCCCCTATTTTGAACTTTTGATTGAAAAACAGGTCGGCGGCCAGAGGCGCAGGCTGAATTTTAATCGTTCTTACGGAGACCGGGTCGGACTCGAATTTGAAGAGTTGATTTTTGATGAATTGAAGACCTGTCAGAATGATTGTTTTTTTTGCTTTGTAGATCAGCAGCCGCCTGATGTCAGGGATACCTTATCCTGCAAAGATGACGACTATAGATTTTCATTTCTAAAGGGCAGTTTTATAACCCTGACGAATCTAGCCGATATGGAGTATCAGCGAATCGTTGAAAATAATCTGTCTCCGCTATATATTTCTGTTCACACTACAAACCCCGATCTTCGCCAGAGAATGATGTCAAATAAAAAAGCCGGCAGGATTAAATCTCAGCTTGAATATCTTGAAGATAAGGGAATCAAATTTCACGTACAGCTGGTGATATGTCCGGGCTGGAACGACGGAGAAGAGCTGGATAGAACCCTGGATGATTTGCTGAATTATTCAAATTCTTTGCTTTCAGCTGGAATAGTACCGGTGGGTCTGACAGCCTGGAGAGAACAAAACGACATCAAATGTTTTGACGCCGAAAGGGCCAGAAAAACTACAGCAAGGGTAAAAAAATGGCAGAAAAAAAGTCGGGAACTGTATGGAGAGAACATTATATTTTTGGCCGATGAATTTTATCTGCTTGCCGATGAGAGCATTCCCGAGGAGGATCATTATCTGGGCTATCCCCAGCTGTCCAATGGAATAGGACTCACCCGTCTCAGCAGGAATAAGTTTCGCGAAAAGCAAAAAAATCTTTCCCGGTCAAATGTAGTAAATTCAGAGGTGAATATTATAACTGGCGAACTCGGCCGTCAGGCTCTGGAGCCAGTTTTTGCAGAGCTTGACTCTATTGAGGGATTAAATCTCAAAGTCATAGAGATTGAAAACTGTTACCTGGGTGAAGAAGTGACGGTTACTGGACTTTTATCCGGTAAAGATATCATCGATGAGATAAACTCCCGGGATTTAAAAGGCTATACTTTTATACCTGAAGTTATATTCAATGATTCCGGTTTAACACTGGATGATCTCACATTATCCGATATAAGCGAGCACTGCGGTGGCTCAGATGTTTTTTCATGTTCAGGTATTGAAGAAGTTTTGGAGGTGCTTTATGATGGAGAATCCGACGGTAGCTATTGTAGGAAGGCCTAA
- the der gene encoding ribosome biogenesis GTPase Der, whose product MMENPTVAIVGRPNVGKSTLFNRLIAERKAVVEKSPNVTRDRIYGRARWKGETFEVVDTGGLDLESSAEIAQNIKYQVDKAIEEADIILFVVDVREGISPLDREISQKLRKCDREVIVAANKMDDFSAQDEPWEFYNLGFEDVLPISAEHGKNIGDLCDKIFARIDIDDFKKNSADDKEILGVAIAGKPNSGKSTLVNQILGQERVIVSPEPGTTRDAVDSIFERADNKFKLIDTAGLRKKSKVEEDVEYYSNLRAIRAIERADVVVMMIDSVEGITEQDKKIAGYAHDEGRPIILALNKWDLIEKDTHTADIFREEVYRQMKFLRFAPVIFISALTGKRVGEVLDLIEYVYDQTLQRISTGLLNEVVEEAVQMNDPPAYKGKKLNIYYATQPEVQPPVFVFFVNDPELVHFAYERYLENKIREAFGFVGTPIILKFKER is encoded by the coding sequence ATGATGGAGAATCCGACGGTAGCTATTGTAGGAAGGCCTAATGTAGGGAAATCGACTTTATTCAACCGTTTAATCGCCGAGAGAAAAGCAGTGGTGGAAAAGTCACCCAATGTGACAAGGGATAGAATATATGGTAGAGCTCGCTGGAAAGGAGAAACTTTTGAGGTCGTAGATACTGGCGGACTGGATTTGGAATCCAGCGCGGAAATTGCTCAGAATATAAAATATCAGGTCGATAAGGCAATAGAAGAGGCTGATATAATACTTTTTGTGGTTGACGTAAGAGAAGGGATTTCTCCTCTCGACCGGGAGATATCTCAAAAATTGAGAAAATGTGACAGAGAGGTAATAGTTGCAGCCAATAAAATGGATGATTTTTCTGCTCAGGATGAGCCCTGGGAGTTTTACAATTTAGGTTTTGAAGACGTGTTGCCGATTTCAGCAGAGCACGGCAAAAATATCGGCGATCTCTGCGATAAAATTTTCGCCAGGATAGATATTGATGATTTCAAAAAAAATTCAGCAGATGATAAAGAGATTCTGGGAGTTGCAATTGCCGGTAAACCCAATTCTGGTAAATCAACTCTGGTAAATCAAATTCTTGGACAGGAAAGAGTCATAGTTTCGCCTGAGCCCGGTACTACCCGGGATGCAGTTGATTCGATTTTTGAGAGGGCTGATAACAAATTTAAGCTTATCGATACCGCCGGTCTGAGAAAAAAATCAAAAGTAGAGGAAGATGTAGAATATTACAGCAATCTTAGGGCGATCAGAGCTATCGAGAGAGCTGATGTTGTCGTAATGATGATCGACTCAGTGGAAGGTATAACGGAACAGGATAAGAAAATTGCCGGTTATGCTCATGATGAAGGCAGACCTATAATTCTTGCTCTCAATAAATGGGATCTTATAGAGAAGGATACCCATACCGCTGATATTTTTCGAGAAGAAGTTTATCGGCAGATGAAATTTCTCAGATTTGCTCCTGTGATTTTTATTTCTGCGCTGACCGGCAAAAGAGTCGGTGAGGTCCTGGACCTGATCGAGTACGTGTATGATCAGACCCTCCAGAGAATTAGCACCGGGCTTTTGAACGAAGTAGTGGAAGAAGCTGTCCAGATGAATGATCCCCCGGCCTATAAAGGCAAAAAGCTCAATATATATTACGCAACTCAGCCGGAGGTCCAACCGCCCGTGTTTGTATTTTTTGTAAATGATCCGGAGCTGGTTCATTTTGCCTATGAAAGATATCTGGAAAACAAAATAAGAGAAGCCTTTGGTTTTGTGGGGACTCCTATAATTTTGAAGTTCAAAGAGAGATAG
- the plsY gene encoding glycerol-3-phosphate 1-O-acyltransferase PlsY: MRLVILILFAYLMGSIPTGFIITMKMLNIDIRKHGSGNVGATNAARKLGFKMGALVALADILKGFFPVLIAGFVLSNNYPASAIYLVGIAAILGHDNSIFLKFDGGKGVATTFGVMLGISPPGFLIMALIWLGISFTLKIVSVASLIGAFSLPVTAYILSGDYYQVLFAAIIFLSIVVTHRGNIQRLLRGEENPINLNDS, translated from the coding sequence ATGAGATTAGTTATTTTAATTTTATTTGCCTATTTGATGGGCTCAATTCCGACCGGTTTTATAATCACCATGAAAATGCTCAATATTGATATAAGAAAACATGGCAGCGGTAACGTAGGTGCCACCAATGCGGCCAGAAAACTGGGTTTTAAAATGGGAGCTCTGGTTGCCCTGGCGGACATTTTAAAGGGTTTTTTCCCTGTGCTGATTGCTGGTTTTGTTTTGAGCAATAATTATCCGGCTTCGGCAATATATCTGGTCGGTATTGCAGCCATTCTCGGTCATGATAATTCTATCTTTCTTAAGTTTGATGGCGGAAAAGGAGTGGCCACCACTTTCGGTGTAATGCTGGGAATTTCGCCGCCCGGATTTTTGATAATGGCTCTAATATGGCTGGGAATTTCTTTCACACTCAAAATAGTTTCAGTGGCTTCTCTAATTGGGGCTTTTTCATTACCTGTCACAGCCTACATATTGAGCGGAGATTATTATCAGGTTTTATTTGCAGCTATAATTTTTCTGTCGATCGTGGTGACTCACAGGGGCAATATTCAGAGATTGCTCAGAGGAGAGGAAAATCCGATAAACCTGAACGATAGCTAA
- a CDS encoding NAD(P)H-dependent glycerol-3-phosphate dehydrogenase, giving the protein MKNCAVLGGGSWGTAISVLLARQDHNVRLYTRSASRAREINEERVNTGYFPEIKLPEGIQAGSDPKFCLADADYVFISVPTEATSQILSTIEGYLSGSEIIISTAKGIDTDKFKTNFEIINNYLPNTTSVLSGPTHAEEVIKNMPTAAVVAARNSSIAGELQRLVSDDRFRVYRNQDVRGVELGGAVKNVMAIAAGISDGLEYGDNARASLVTRGLAEIRRIGAAFGAKSKTFNGLSGLGDLIVTAGSTHSRNRTFGYKIGCGFTVEDALDEVGQVVEGVKTTRALYNFNSERSSSVEMPITNQVFKVIFNGKNPERAVDELMMREYKSE; this is encoded by the coding sequence ATGAAAAATTGCGCGGTTTTAGGCGGAGGCAGCTGGGGAACAGCTATTTCAGTTCTGCTGGCCAGACAGGATCACAATGTGAGACTTTACACCCGTTCTGCTTCCCGGGCTAGAGAAATTAATGAAGAAAGAGTCAACACAGGTTATTTTCCGGAAATTAAACTTCCAGAAGGAATTCAGGCCGGTTCCGATCCGAAATTTTGCCTGGCTGATGCGGATTATGTATTTATATCTGTTCCTACCGAAGCCACCAGCCAGATACTTTCCACAATTGAAGGATATTTGAGCGGTTCGGAAATAATCATCTCTACTGCCAAGGGCATAGATACTGATAAATTTAAAACCAATTTTGAGATAATAAACAATTATCTACCCAATACAACATCGGTACTATCCGGTCCCACCCATGCCGAAGAAGTGATTAAAAACATGCCGACAGCAGCCGTAGTTGCTGCCAGAAATAGCTCTATTGCCGGAGAGCTCCAGAGGCTTGTTTCTGATGATAGATTCAGAGTTTATCGAAATCAGGATGTTAGAGGAGTAGAACTGGGAGGGGCTGTCAAGAACGTTATGGCTATAGCAGCCGGTATCTCTGATGGGCTGGAGTATGGCGATAATGCCAGAGCTTCACTTGTTACCCGGGGACTGGCGGAAATCAGAAGAATTGGAGCTGCATTTGGAGCAAAAAGTAAGACATTTAATGGTTTATCTGGCCTCGGCGATCTTATCGTTACGGCAGGAAGTACTCACAGTCGTAATAGGACTTTCGGTTATAAGATTGGCTGCGGTTTTACGGTTGAAGATGCCCTGGATGAGGTCGGCCAGGTTGTGGAAGGAGTTAAAACCACCAGGGCGTTGTATAATTTTAACAGCGAAAGAAGCAGCTCTGTTGAAATGCCTATTACAAACCAGGTCTTTAAGGTGATTTTTAATGGTAAAAATCCCGAAAGAGCTGTGGACGAACTTATGATGAGAGAGTACAAAAGTGAATAA
- a CDS encoding HU family DNA-binding protein translates to MTKTELIDHVAEKTDMTKKDCDKIINATFDSIMDYLEEEADKEEEQRDKVQIIGFGSFEVRDRQEREGRNPQNPEETITIPARSVPVFRAGKTFKEAVK, encoded by the coding sequence TTGACCAAAACTGAACTTATTGACCACGTAGCTGAGAAAACGGATATGACGAAAAAGGATTGCGACAAAATCATCAATGCCACCTTTGACTCCATCATGGATTATCTGGAAGAAGAGGCAGATAAAGAAGAAGAGCAAAGAGACAAGGTACAGATAATAGGTTTTGGCAGCTTTGAAGTACGGGATAGACAGGAAAGAGAGGGAAGAAACCCTCAAAATCCTGAGGAGACCATTACCATCCCGGCCCGAAGTGTTCCCGTATTTAGAGCTGGCAAAACCTTTAAGGAAGCTGTCAAATAA